In Lactiplantibacillus brownii, a single genomic region encodes these proteins:
- a CDS encoding glycosyltransferase family 2 protein, which translates to MEKVSIIIPAYNAEKYLEQCLDSVCEQTQTYKNIEILIVNDGSTDSTGKIIEKYASKDSRIQFFHNENHGVSYSRNYAIEHSTGTYIAPVDSDDIIAPGYIEILVQMIEKYHAEMAATGVVKEKDYNPTDFSKGVTEVFKGDQATAQLWGKYEGFFWGKIYLANLIKQHSLRMNEKAAICEDLLFNVEYMKYCDTAVFYSGKQYFYRQVSNSATYNLKNLKWFSVLKTYRVIMEELKDTPSYNTAANAYLMTLTEARYRAHLLKKEHPELERKVNRELKRMSPQMKNFSGKEKIKFFLSMYFAAPVRAYHRRKV; encoded by the coding sequence ATGGAAAAAGTTAGTATAATAATTCCGGCTTATAATGCTGAAAAATACCTAGAGCAGTGCCTCGATAGTGTCTGTGAACAGACACAGACATATAAAAACATTGAAATATTGATTGTAAATGATGGATCAACCGACTCTACCGGAAAAATCATAGAGAAATATGCATCGAAAGATTCACGTATACAGTTTTTCCATAATGAAAATCATGGCGTTTCATACTCGCGGAATTACGCAATAGAGCATAGTACTGGGACTTACATTGCACCAGTGGATTCTGATGATATCATCGCTCCGGGCTATATAGAAATATTAGTCCAAATGATAGAAAAATATCATGCGGAGATGGCGGCCACAGGAGTTGTAAAAGAAAAAGATTACAACCCGACAGACTTCTCCAAGGGAGTAACAGAAGTATTCAAGGGTGATCAGGCAACAGCGCAGCTATGGGGGAAATATGAAGGCTTTTTTTGGGGAAAAATCTACCTCGCTAACCTCATTAAGCAGCACTCGCTGCGAATGAATGAGAAGGCAGCGATTTGCGAAGATCTTCTCTTTAATGTCGAGTATATGAAGTATTGTGATACAGCGGTTTTTTACTCGGGAAAACAATATTTTTATCGTCAAGTGAGCAACAGCGCAACTTATAACCTGAAGAATCTGAAATGGTTTAGTGTGCTGAAAACATACAGGGTAATTATGGAAGAATTGAAAGATACTCCATCATATAACACAGCTGCGAATGCATATCTGATGACATTAACGGAGGCCAGATACCGGGCACATCTGTTAAAAAAAGAGCATCCGGAACTGGAACGAAAAGTTAACAGAGAGTTAAAGCGCATGTCGCCGCAAATGAAGAACTTCTCTGGCAAGGAGAAAATCAAATTCTTCTTGTCCATGTATTTTGCGGCGCCTGTTAGGGCTTATCACAGAAGAAAGGTATAA
- a CDS encoding glycosyltransferase family 2 protein: MMYKLSIIIPVYNAEQYIDDCLNSIISELNAETEVLLLDDGSKDSSLEKCRRYERANIRVLHHDNHGASYTRNRGIAESTGQYVMFVDADDVLLQGWQEAVFSNIGRSFDIVYFSGKLDKKDKNIKAIVDGIFGIRKENALTTMASPCSKIFNRNFLNINRIAFDSNLINGEDALFNLEAVIKCRSFEFVTRSLYKYRIHNSSSTKTFNPRFYKSNLLFLQREEKLMSESGQFAKNEIDYAINFSFSYSVYLYLFLISRIRNRKEKTQEMKKMHSKSMNQYFLRFPTTVHPEKVVQISYKLIEQRKDSQALIFTDCLNSVRNIRNRFRSGKNEYYFIEM; encoded by the coding sequence ATGATGTACAAGCTATCTATTATCATTCCTGTTTATAATGCTGAGCAATATATTGATGATTGTCTGAACTCAATTATTTCAGAACTTAATGCTGAAACAGAAGTCCTCCTTTTGGATGATGGTTCGAAAGATTCGTCTCTTGAAAAGTGCAGGAGATATGAGCGGGCGAATATACGGGTTCTCCACCACGATAATCATGGTGCGTCGTATACAAGAAACAGAGGTATAGCTGAGTCAACAGGGCAATATGTAATGTTTGTTGACGCGGATGATGTACTACTGCAAGGGTGGCAAGAAGCAGTCTTTTCCAATATCGGCAGGAGTTTTGATATTGTTTATTTTTCTGGCAAGCTTGATAAAAAAGACAAAAATATAAAAGCTATTGTAGACGGCATCTTTGGGATCAGAAAAGAGAATGCCCTGACGACCATGGCGTCGCCATGTTCAAAAATTTTTAATAGAAACTTTTTGAACATCAATCGTATTGCATTTGATAGTAATCTGATCAATGGGGAAGATGCCTTATTTAACCTTGAGGCTGTCATTAAGTGTAGAAGTTTCGAATTTGTAACGCGATCCTTATATAAGTACAGGATTCACAATAGTTCTTCGACAAAGACATTTAATCCGAGGTTTTACAAGTCAAATCTTTTGTTTTTGCAGAGGGAAGAGAAGCTGATGTCAGAATCTGGACAGTTCGCAAAGAACGAAATAGACTATGCTATCAACTTTTCGTTCTCCTACAGTGTCTATCTGTATCTGTTCCTCATAAGCAGAATCAGAAATAGGAAAGAGAAAACGCAGGAAATGAAAAAAATGCATTCAAAGTCCATGAATCAGTATTTTCTGCGCTTTCCAACGACAGTTCATCCTGAGAAGGTTGTGCAGATCAGTTACAAGTTAATAGAGCAACGGAAAGATAGTCAGGCTTTGATTTTTACAGATTGCTTGAATTCAGTCAGAAATATTCGAAACAGATTCCGGTCAGGAAAGAATGAATATTATTTTATAGAAATGTAA
- a CDS encoding polysaccharide pyruvyl transferase family protein, with protein sequence MTDKRVGIITFHHSYNCGSMLQAFALQRVIERLGYEAEIIDFSNAGQKQLYSVTQPNNSVKNILKNIILFPYKDRIRKNFESFEEFKNAEFHLSPESYSRMEELTDTRYFVVVTGSDQVWNITIEDGDDAYYLPWVRNARKIAYAPSFGAKNVMKYADDPEKYKTYLSDFDALSIREENGKKWLQDLVEKDVPVLLDPTLLLDADAYEQIADQNLNLPDKYIFFYSPSYQKDIVHLVQCVSNKYHLPVIAFNTKTFYVKGMQRTGFKLPEIENPRSYLTLIKNATLIMTTSFHGTVFPTIFRKPVWVIKNGGMFGDDDRVKTLIKELGIEERLIPIEYREYFNYMKMVDYSYYEEELPILRNKAIQYLKDSLDTTNE encoded by the coding sequence ATGACAGATAAGCGTGTAGGAATTATTACATTTCATCATTCATATAATTGCGGTTCAATGTTGCAGGCGTTTGCTTTGCAAAGGGTAATTGAGCGATTAGGTTATGAAGCGGAAATCATCGATTTCTCAAATGCTGGTCAGAAGCAACTATACAGTGTGACACAGCCCAATAATTCTGTAAAAAATATTCTCAAGAATATCATTCTCTTTCCATACAAGGATAGAATAAGAAAAAATTTTGAGAGTTTCGAAGAATTCAAGAACGCCGAATTTCATCTTTCTCCAGAATCTTATTCACGAATGGAAGAGTTGACGGACACCAGATACTTTGTGGTAGTCACGGGGAGCGATCAGGTTTGGAATATTACAATTGAAGATGGTGATGACGCATACTATTTACCATGGGTGAGGAATGCACGTAAAATTGCTTATGCTCCATCTTTCGGTGCAAAGAATGTCATGAAATATGCTGATGATCCGGAAAAGTACAAGACATATCTTTCTGATTTTGATGCGCTCTCTATTCGTGAGGAAAATGGAAAAAAGTGGCTTCAGGATTTGGTCGAAAAAGATGTTCCTGTATTACTTGATCCGACATTACTTTTAGATGCCGACGCATATGAACAGATTGCTGATCAAAATTTGAACTTACCGGATAAGTATATTTTTTTCTATTCGCCGTCTTACCAGAAAGATATTGTCCATTTGGTGCAGTGCGTATCGAATAAGTATCATCTTCCGGTGATTGCATTTAATACAAAAACATTTTATGTGAAGGGAATGCAAAGAACCGGCTTTAAACTTCCGGAAATCGAGAACCCTCGATCGTACCTGACACTTATTAAGAATGCAACTTTGATCATGACAACATCGTTCCATGGAACTGTTTTCCCTACTATTTTTAGAAAGCCGGTGTGGGTGATCAAGAATGGTGGAATGTTTGGTGATGATGATAGAGTAAAAACTTTAATTAAGGAGTTAGGGATAGAAGAACGGTTAATTCCGATTGAATATAGAGAGTATTTTAACTATATGAAAATGGTGGATTACTCCTATTACGAGGAGGAACTTCCCATTCTACGAAATAAGGCAATTCAATATTTAAAGGACAGTCTGGACACGACGAATGAATAG
- a CDS encoding flippase, with product MNSDNKNFIMNVVYQLLIYIFPLITTPYISRVLGVNNIGIYSYTYSIVNFFMLAAMLGMNNYGNREIARIRDDQTQMNRKFSSMYGLQLVTSTVTLAVYIFYVIFICRRYREIAAIQFIFLISTCFDVNWFYFGLEKFKLTISRNVLIKVISLVFIFLCVRNRNDLWVYTAIMGSATLISQLYLIFILHRYVHIVRVKWSEIFSHFKQVLVLLIPVLAYGIYAIMDKIMIGGLSSTVELGNFENAQKIISIPISVITALGTVMLPRMSYVLNNKKSEYKPILRASMKLAMVMATTMTFGIWAVADEISLTMFGPEFTKSAGIMRFLAIYLPFTAWANVVRTQFLIPTRRDRVYVESTIFGAVINLIFNSIFIPGYGAYGACIGTVLAEVSVMLWQTIKSRKELEIGVYVRLFLNSLWKSAVMFAACMIISRLFHETVISFAVKMVVAIAVFAVLNRKFIWNDFLGKGQSTEKQKA from the coding sequence ATGAATAGTGATAATAAGAACTTTATAATGAATGTTGTATATCAGCTTTTGATATACATCTTTCCTTTGATTACAACGCCCTATATTTCGAGAGTGCTGGGCGTTAACAATATAGGAATTTATTCCTACACATATTCGATTGTCAACTTCTTTATGCTAGCTGCAATGCTTGGTATGAACAACTACGGAAATCGGGAAATCGCCAGAATCCGGGATGACCAGACTCAGATGAACCGAAAATTTTCCAGTATGTATGGTTTGCAATTGGTGACGAGCACAGTTACGCTTGCGGTTTATATATTCTATGTGATCTTTATTTGCAGGAGATACCGGGAGATCGCGGCAATTCAGTTTATTTTCCTTATTTCGACATGCTTTGATGTGAATTGGTTTTATTTTGGCTTGGAGAAATTTAAGCTGACGATATCAAGAAATGTCCTGATTAAGGTGATTTCGTTAGTGTTTATATTCCTTTGCGTTAGGAACAGAAACGATCTGTGGGTCTACACGGCCATCATGGGGAGTGCAACACTGATCAGCCAGCTTTATCTTATCTTTATTTTACATCGGTACGTTCACATTGTACGGGTCAAATGGAGTGAGATCTTTAGCCATTTTAAACAGGTTCTCGTTCTTCTTATTCCGGTCTTGGCGTATGGAATCTATGCCATTATGGATAAGATAATGATCGGAGGACTGTCGTCAACAGTTGAGCTTGGAAATTTTGAAAATGCACAGAAAATCATTAGTATCCCGATTTCTGTTATTACAGCGCTGGGAACAGTCATGCTTCCCCGTATGTCGTATGTTTTAAATAACAAGAAATCCGAATATAAGCCGATTCTCAGGGCATCTATGAAGCTGGCTATGGTGATGGCAACCACAATGACTTTTGGTATCTGGGCGGTTGCTGATGAAATATCGTTGACAATGTTTGGGCCGGAGTTTACAAAGAGTGCCGGAATAATGAGATTTCTGGCCATCTACCTGCCATTTACCGCTTGGGCAAATGTTGTGCGGACTCAGTTTTTGATTCCTACAAGGAGAGATCGGGTCTATGTAGAATCGACAATATTTGGCGCAGTGATTAACCTGATCTTCAATAGCATTTTTATTCCAGGGTATGGCGCATATGGTGCTTGCATAGGAACAGTGCTTGCTGAGGTCAGCGTAATGCTGTGGCAGACGATTAAGTCAAGAAAAGAACTGGAAATTGGTGTATATGTTCGGCTTTTCTTAAATAGCTTATGGAAATCGGCAGTAATGTTTGCTGCATGCATGATTATTTCGCGTCTCTTCCATGAAACGGTTATCAGCTTCGCGGTCAAAATGGTAGTGGCAATTGCTGTCTTTGCTGTTTTGAACAGGAAGTTCATTTGGAACGATTTTCTTGGAAAAGGACAGAGCACAGAAAAACAGAAGGCCTAA
- a CDS encoding IS30 family transposase produces the protein MSSITYSERIKIETFCELGLSNIQMGVRLNRSPSTISYELSRCQPYQAELAQTDAEYKRSRCGRKTKLNDKLRQIILNHLRLSWSPEMIAHEFKLATKSIYNWLNQGKIEFSLNDLPEHGVRQRRNLDQRSKYNQSLGRSIEQRPIVVNRRNRIGDFELDTIVGPRGHSKAVLLTLIDRKSRFLWAYRLKDRTTATVNEALNKFLATFNGPVHSFTVDRGTEFSGLVSLEAQYGIKTYYCHAYTPAERGSNERFNRNLRYFYPKGTYFEHINAQGLKTTLLEINQRPLKILDWQTPYQVMLTNLSKNSD, from the coding sequence TTGTCTAGTATAACCTATTCCGAACGAATTAAAATCGAAACCTTTTGTGAACTAGGGCTGTCCAATATCCAAATGGGCGTTCGGCTGAACCGATCACCGTCAACAATTTCTTATGAATTATCTCGATGTCAACCTTATCAGGCTGAATTAGCACAAACAGATGCCGAATACAAGCGATCACGATGTGGCCGAAAGACTAAATTGAATGACAAATTAAGGCAAATAATTTTAAACCATTTACGGCTAAGTTGGTCACCAGAAATGATAGCTCACGAATTTAAACTAGCGACTAAATCAATTTATAATTGGTTAAATCAAGGAAAAATTGAGTTTTCTTTAAATGATTTGCCTGAACATGGCGTGCGCCAACGGCGTAACCTTGACCAACGTTCTAAATATAATCAATCATTAGGACGGTCAATTGAACAGCGACCCATCGTGGTTAATCGACGTAATCGCATCGGTGATTTTGAATTAGATACAATTGTTGGCCCCCGTGGGCATAGTAAGGCAGTTTTATTAACTTTAATCGATCGCAAATCACGGTTCCTTTGGGCATACCGGTTAAAAGATCGGACGACAGCGACTGTTAATGAAGCCCTAAATAAGTTTCTAGCAACTTTTAATGGCCCGGTGCATAGTTTTACGGTGGACCGTGGCACTGAGTTTAGCGGTCTAGTATCACTTGAAGCACAATACGGTATTAAGACCTATTACTGCCATGCTTATACGCCAGCTGAGCGCGGCAGTAATGAACGATTTAATCGGAACTTACGCTATTTTTATCCTAAGGGGACTTATTTTGAGCACATTAATGCTCAAGGCTTGAAAACCACCTTACTCGAAATTAATCAGAGACCACTTAAAATACTTGACTGGCAAACACCTTATCAGGTCATGCTGACCAATTTGTCAAAAAATTCGGATTAA